One window from the genome of Pseudomonadota bacterium encodes:
- the hemJ gene encoding protoporphyrinogen oxidase HemJ — protein sequence MYAWVKAFHVIFMVTWFAGLFYLPRLYVYHAMTEDAPGIARFKIMERKLYRGIMTPGGLLTLVSGVWLVWLRGADWFSHAGWLHLKLALVIALVAYHLYLGRVLRRFASDDNRHGHVYYRWLNEAPVLVLVGAVVLVILQPF from the coding sequence ATGTACGCGTGGGTCAAGGCCTTTCATGTGATTTTCATGGTGACCTGGTTCGCCGGCTTGTTCTACCTGCCGCGCCTGTATGTCTATCACGCCATGACCGAGGACGCGCCCGGCATTGCCCGCTTCAAGATCATGGAACGCAAGCTGTACCGTGGCATCATGACCCCCGGCGGGCTGCTGACCCTGGTGTCGGGTGTATGGCTGGTGTGGCTGCGCGGCGCCGACTGGTTCTCGCACGCCGGCTGGCTGCATCTGAAGCTGGCGCTGGTGATTGCGCTGGTCGCTTACCACCTGTACCTCGGGCGTGTGCTGCGGCGCTTCGCGAGTGACGACAATCGGCACGGCCATGTGTACTACCGTTGGCTCAACGAAGCGCCGGTGCTGGTGCTGGTGGGCGCGGTGGTACTGGTCATCCTGCAGCCGTTCTGA
- the prsT gene encoding PEP-CTERM system TPR-repeat protein PrsT, translated as MSALSRCVAFSLLLLALGATSAWAADADVEAQRHYERALASYAKRDFDTAVIELKNAIQADPAKLAPHVLLAKTYLAQGHASEAEREISAVAKLGADRSLTVPILAKAYLFQYRERQLLDELSADGLSDGARAEFLQVRGQALINLGDAQGAIEAFDAVEKLTPNSAQPLIGKAVASLRMNQIDDAAGFAERAVQLEPGNADAWNVQASVLHSRGDIVMALALYDKALGLSANLHDARIARIAIRLAQGKDAETADDLAYEAEHNPFDPRPAYLRAVRFARRDDVHGANSALAEANVLLENISSEAVNNNCQLLDLAGSVNYALGRFEQARDYYQVCLNTNPKLADVRKKLATTLLALRDPGRVLEVLEDERSLGSDDPEMLTLLANAWMAKGDAEKATRLLQQATTLSGTDNTARKTLAFHQIYSGDAAKAEKELSSVLAADPQDPQARLLMAVLHNQHGEYGKCIELLKPLLDKDPDNVVLLNFMAVAESAMGERKRARERLEKALAKLPAFVPGIINLARLDVADGNIPAATKRLGEASKLYPGSPDLLLELAHLLADSGQRDEAIKLLDYGRKLATPGPAEMPPSSAKTTRDTSTKPPSDKSAGESGAETTSQPSAVAQSMDVRCYLAELLLAAGRHEEAIAVIAEIEKQAPEDLRTYELRVRAALAAGKRESLRSTLKRMSDMAGFDSAWLLRISTLQRQIGSPEDAQYSLAKADQGRPDDLPVLVALTSLAIDQGKFERADEYLKRLLAKWPDEIMSHRLAGDLALRRGNGIAAAESYQKLLARMPSLESVELVTRAWGVAGRGQEAIKTVTAWIDAHPKDIAARKLLADVHLAEKTPVKAREVYERLVQENPDDAACLNNLAYLAEITAVPAAALDYAKRAHAVAPTDPNINDTLGWILVRHGRAEEGLRYLREADTLLADSSVIKFHLAQALVAVKQEAEARMALEDALRSGVVFDGIDEARALLATLTAN; from the coding sequence ATGTCGGCATTGAGTCGCTGCGTCGCGTTTTCGTTGTTGCTGCTAGCGCTGGGCGCGACGTCCGCGTGGGCGGCCGATGCCGATGTCGAAGCGCAACGGCATTATGAGCGGGCGCTCGCTTCCTATGCGAAGCGCGATTTCGACACCGCCGTCATCGAACTCAAAAATGCCATCCAGGCCGACCCGGCCAAACTTGCGCCCCACGTGCTGCTCGCCAAGACCTATCTTGCCCAGGGGCATGCGAGCGAGGCCGAGCGTGAGATCTCGGCTGTCGCCAAGCTCGGCGCCGACCGCTCCCTGACCGTGCCGATACTGGCCAAGGCTTATCTTTTTCAATACCGCGAACGGCAGTTGCTCGATGAATTGTCGGCAGACGGCTTGAGCGACGGCGCACGCGCCGAGTTTTTGCAGGTGCGGGGACAGGCCTTGATCAATCTCGGTGACGCACAGGGCGCCATTGAAGCTTTCGATGCGGTCGAAAAGCTCACTCCCAACAGTGCCCAGCCGCTGATCGGCAAAGCCGTCGCCTCGCTGCGCATGAACCAAATCGACGACGCGGCCGGCTTTGCCGAGCGCGCCGTGCAGCTTGAACCGGGCAATGCCGATGCCTGGAACGTGCAGGCTTCCGTGCTCCACTCGCGCGGTGACATCGTCATGGCGCTGGCCTTGTACGACAAGGCGCTCGGCCTGTCGGCGAACCTGCACGACGCGAGGATTGCGCGCATCGCCATTCGCCTGGCGCAGGGCAAAGATGCCGAAACGGCCGACGATCTCGCCTACGAAGCCGAGCACAATCCCTTCGATCCGCGACCGGCCTATCTGCGCGCGGTGCGCTTTGCTCGCAGAGATGATGTCCACGGCGCCAATTCGGCGCTGGCGGAAGCCAACGTCCTGCTCGAGAACATCAGTTCCGAGGCCGTGAACAATAATTGCCAGTTGCTTGACCTTGCGGGGTCGGTCAACTACGCACTGGGGCGTTTCGAACAGGCGCGCGACTATTACCAAGTGTGCCTGAATACCAATCCGAAGTTGGCCGACGTTCGCAAGAAGCTCGCCACTACTTTGCTGGCCTTGCGTGACCCCGGCCGAGTGCTGGAAGTTCTGGAGGACGAGCGCAGCCTGGGCTCCGACGACCCGGAAATGCTGACCTTGCTGGCGAATGCCTGGATGGCCAAGGGCGATGCGGAGAAGGCCACTCGGCTGTTACAGCAGGCCACCACGCTGTCGGGCACGGACAACACGGCGCGCAAAACCCTGGCCTTTCATCAAATCTACAGCGGTGACGCGGCCAAGGCCGAAAAAGAACTGTCGTCCGTGCTTGCGGCCGACCCGCAGGATCCCCAAGCGCGTTTGTTGATGGCTGTTCTGCACAATCAGCATGGCGAGTACGGCAAGTGCATCGAGCTGTTGAAGCCGTTGCTGGACAAAGATCCCGACAACGTCGTGCTCCTCAATTTCATGGCCGTCGCGGAAAGTGCGATGGGGGAGCGCAAGCGCGCTCGCGAACGCCTCGAAAAGGCGCTTGCCAAGCTGCCGGCCTTCGTCCCCGGCATCATCAACCTTGCGCGCCTGGACGTCGCGGATGGCAACATTCCGGCCGCCACCAAGCGCTTGGGCGAGGCCAGCAAGCTCTATCCCGGCAGCCCCGACCTGTTGCTGGAACTGGCGCATTTGCTTGCTGATTCAGGTCAGCGTGATGAGGCCATCAAACTGCTTGATTATGGGCGCAAGCTCGCTACTCCCGGGCCGGCGGAGATGCCGCCGTCAAGCGCAAAGACTACGCGTGACACGTCAACGAAACCGCCATCGGACAAGTCAGCTGGGGAGTCCGGGGCAGAGACTACCTCACAGCCCAGCGCGGTTGCGCAATCCATGGACGTGCGCTGCTACCTCGCCGAGTTGTTGCTCGCGGCCGGTCGCCACGAGGAAGCGATAGCCGTCATTGCTGAAATCGAGAAACAGGCGCCGGAAGACTTGAGAACTTACGAACTGCGGGTGCGTGCGGCGCTGGCGGCTGGCAAGCGCGAATCCTTGCGCAGCACGCTCAAAAGAATGTCGGACATGGCTGGTTTTGATTCCGCCTGGTTGCTGAGGATCTCCACCCTGCAACGACAGATTGGCAGTCCGGAAGATGCTCAATATTCCCTTGCCAAGGCCGATCAGGGGCGTCCGGACGATTTGCCGGTGCTGGTGGCGCTGACCAGTCTTGCCATCGACCAAGGCAAATTCGAGCGTGCCGATGAATACCTCAAGCGGCTGTTGGCCAAGTGGCCTGACGAAATCATGAGTCATCGCCTGGCCGGCGACCTGGCGCTGCGGCGTGGCAATGGAATCGCGGCTGCCGAAAGCTACCAGAAACTCCTCGCGCGCATGCCATCCCTCGAATCGGTCGAATTGGTCACCCGTGCCTGGGGCGTCGCAGGTCGCGGTCAGGAGGCCATCAAGACGGTCACGGCCTGGATCGATGCGCATCCCAAGGACATTGCCGCGCGCAAGCTGCTGGCCGATGTTCACCTGGCTGAGAAGACCCCGGTCAAGGCGCGCGAGGTGTATGAGCGTCTGGTGCAGGAAAACCCCGATGACGCCGCATGCCTCAACAACCTGGCCTACCTCGCGGAAATCACCGCGGTGCCGGCTGCAGCGCTGGACTATGCCAAGCGCGCGCATGCCGTGGCGCCGACAGACCCCAACATCAACGACACGCTCGGCTGGATCCTCGTGCGCCACGGCCGGGCGGAAGAGGGCCTGCGCTATTTACGCGAGGCGGATACCCTGCTCGCCGATTCGAGTGTCATCAAGTTTCATCTCGCCCAGGCGCTGGTGGCCGTCAAACAGGAAGCGGAAGCACGAATGGCCCTTGAGGACGCTTTGCGCAGCGGGGTAGTGTTCGACGGGATAGATGAAGCCCGTGCGCTGCTGGCAACGCTCACGGCCAACTAG
- the erpA gene encoding iron-sulfur cluster insertion protein ErpA, with protein sequence MEVQEESTLVFTNSAANKVRQLIDEEGDQSLMLRVFVSGGGCSGFQYGFTFDQNETEGDTVVENQGVKLLVDPMSVQYLMGAEIDYTEGLEGSQFVIRNPNATTTCGCGSSFSV encoded by the coding sequence ATGGAAGTCCAGGAAGAGAGCACTCTCGTTTTCACCAATTCGGCCGCCAACAAGGTGCGCCAGCTGATCGACGAAGAGGGCGATCAGAGCCTCATGCTGCGCGTGTTCGTGTCGGGCGGCGGCTGTTCGGGGTTCCAATACGGATTCACCTTCGACCAGAACGAGACCGAGGGCGACACCGTGGTCGAGAACCAGGGCGTCAAGTTGCTGGTCGACCCGATGAGCGTGCAATACCTGATGGGCGCTGAAATCGATTACACCGAAGGCCTGGAAGGCTCGCAGTTCGTGATCCGGAACCCCAACGCCACCACCACCTGCGGCTGCGGCTCGTCCTTCTCGGTCTGA
- a CDS encoding anhydro-N-acetylmuramic acid kinase, with the protein MDGVDAVLIEIADGRCRTLGSLTHPYPESLHRRLHAAISPDMRLSLHEIASLNIEVGEWFANAALQLLDRCGVHHASVVAIGSHGQTLRHAPRAEWPYSIQIGSPAVIAARSGIMTVADFRSMDIAYGGEGAPLVPAFHEWVLRTSIENLAVANIGGIANLSLLPASSDIAISGYDTGPGNCLLDSWNARHRGQAFDESGDWAASGTAHHELLMALLRDPYYAMAGPKSTGREVFNLDYLERVLAMSPIFSALGADDVQATLVELTVETLAREMEKLEAGWTAKLLICGGGSRNTHLMHRLAHRLAPIEVMSTASVGVDPDMVEASAFAWLAYMRLQARPVRVTTGAAGKAVILGAVYRPTPES; encoded by the coding sequence ATGGACGGCGTAGACGCCGTCCTGATTGAAATCGCCGATGGTCGCTGCCGTACCTTGGGCAGCCTGACTCACCCCTACCCAGAATCGTTACATCGAAGATTGCATGCTGCAATCTCGCCGGATATGCGGCTCAGCCTACATGAAATCGCTTCTCTGAATATCGAAGTAGGCGAATGGTTCGCGAATGCTGCCTTGCAGTTGCTTGACCGCTGCGGCGTGCACCACGCATCGGTGGTTGCCATTGGCAGCCATGGACAAACGCTTCGGCACGCGCCGCGAGCTGAATGGCCGTATAGCATCCAAATCGGCAGCCCGGCGGTCATCGCGGCTCGCTCGGGCATCATGACCGTCGCCGATTTTCGTTCGATGGACATTGCCTACGGAGGAGAAGGCGCGCCGCTGGTGCCTGCTTTTCACGAGTGGGTGCTTAGAACATCGATAGAGAATTTGGCTGTCGCGAATATCGGCGGAATCGCAAACCTGTCGCTGCTCCCTGCGTCCTCCGACATTGCCATCAGCGGCTATGACACCGGTCCAGGCAATTGCCTGCTGGATAGTTGGAATGCGCGCCATCGAGGCCAGGCTTTTGACGAATCCGGAGATTGGGCGGCGTCCGGCACGGCGCATCATGAACTGCTCATGGCCCTGTTGCGCGACCCGTACTACGCGATGGCGGGCCCGAAAAGCACCGGGCGCGAGGTTTTCAATCTCGACTACCTGGAGCGCGTCCTGGCGATGTCCCCTATTTTCTCGGCCTTGGGAGCCGACGACGTGCAGGCCACGCTGGTGGAACTGACGGTCGAGACGCTGGCGCGGGAAATGGAAAAGCTGGAGGCGGGTTGGACCGCAAAACTGCTTATCTGCGGCGGCGGCTCGCGCAACACTCACCTCATGCACAGGCTCGCCCACCGGCTTGCTCCGATCGAGGTAATGTCAACCGCTTCGGTGGGCGTCGATCCGGATATGGTCGAAGCCAGCGCCTTTGCTTGGCTGGCTTACATGCGTCTGCAGGCTCGGCCGGTACGAGTGACGACCGGCGCGGCGGGGAAAGCGGTGATTCTAGGCGCCGTCTACCGGCCAACCCCCGAAAGCTGA
- a CDS encoding polymer-forming cytoskeletal protein — MDSLIGHQSRVVGDIRFGGGLHVDGQIKGNVASDGDDKATLTVSDRGAIEGEVRVPYIILNGVVRGDVYATEHVELASSARVEGDVYYALIEMAMGAEVNGKLVRISEVHRAPLALDHDGRGAKAEAEYE; from the coding sequence ATCGACTCCCTGATTGGTCACCAATCGCGGGTGGTGGGAGATATCCGGTTCGGCGGTGGGCTGCACGTCGACGGTCAAATCAAGGGCAACGTTGCTTCGGACGGCGACGACAAGGCGACCCTCACCGTCAGTGATCGTGGCGCCATCGAAGGCGAGGTGCGGGTGCCCTACATCATCCTGAACGGCGTGGTGCGCGGCGATGTCTACGCCACCGAGCATGTCGAGCTGGCATCCAGCGCTCGGGTCGAAGGCGACGTCTACTACGCGCTCATCGAAATGGCGATGGGCGCGGAGGTCAACGGCAAACTGGTGCGCATTTCCGAAGTGCATCGCGCGCCGCTGGCACTGGATCACGATGGCCGGGGAGCGAAAGCCGAGGCCGAATACGAATAG
- a CDS encoding PEP-CTERM sorting domain-containing protein (PEP-CTERM proteins occur, often in large numbers, in the proteomes of bacteria that also encode an exosortase, a predicted intramembrane cysteine proteinase. The presence of a PEP-CTERM domain at a protein's C-terminus predicts cleavage within the sorting domain, followed by covalent anchoring to some some component of the (usually Gram-negative) cell surface. Many PEP-CTERM proteins exhibit an unusual sequence composition that includes large numbers of potential glycosylation sites. Expression of one such protein has been shown restore the ability of a bacterium to form floc, a type of biofilm.), with product MAEPTNNSNSFTNLQAAELAVNGIVATSFGIHVFAIQNDSTNRILAARGLANITFNSGALPAGTFAMAYGFKGNYAAGTGKVFSTPFTNAGLTRGGGGPTGTPEPQTLSLFALALSGVALQRRRRGRLAAAS from the coding sequence TTGGCCGAACCTACCAATAACTCCAACAGCTTTACCAACTTGCAAGCGGCTGAACTGGCCGTCAACGGCATCGTCGCGACGAGTTTTGGCATCCACGTGTTCGCCATCCAGAACGACTCCACTAACCGCATCCTTGCAGCCAGGGGCTTGGCCAACATCACGTTCAATTCCGGGGCCCTGCCGGCGGGTACCTTCGCCATGGCCTACGGCTTCAAGGGCAACTATGCCGCAGGCACGGGCAAAGTGTTCAGTACGCCTTTCACCAATGCCGGGCTGACCCGCGGGGGTGGCGGTCCGACGGGTACGCCCGAGCCGCAGACGCTCAGCTTGTTCGCCCTGGCGCTGAGTGGCGTTGCGCTTCAACGCCGCCGCCGCGGGCGCTTGGCCGCTGCTTCCTGA